caggcatggactagaagggccgagatggcctgtttccatgctgaaattgttatgtggttatagggaaagtttgaacagaggcgtatgagatgatgagaggcattgatcgtgtggatagtcagaggctttctcacagggctgccacaagagggcacaggtttaaggtgcttgggagcaggtacagaggacatgtccggggtaagttttttacacagagagtggtgagtgcgtggaattggctgctggtaatggtggtggaggcagatacaatagaaccttttaagagacttttggataggtacatggagcttagaaaactagaggactatgggtaaccctcgtaacttctaaggtagggacatgtttggcacaactttgtgggccgaagggcctgtattgtgctgtaaattttctatgtttctagattaggactttattccctagaacatattagattgaggagagatttcatagaggtatacaaaattatgaggggtatagatagggtaaatacaagcaggctttttccactgacgttCAGTGGGACAACAATTAGATACCAttggttaatggtgaaaggtaaaacatttaaggggaacataagtgagaacctcttcactcaagcgtgatgagagtgtggaacgaactgctgGTGCAAGTGGTGGATTCAGTATCAATTTCAAaagttaagagaaatttggacaggcacatgaatggagGGGTTTGGAGTGCTATGGTTTGGGTGTAGGTCGATGAGACTAAGCAGATtcatagtttggcacagactagatgggcaaagggcctgtttctgtgttgtagtgttctacgaCGCTATGGCTCTGTAACTGATGGGAACAAAGTAAGATCTTAATGTGTACTTCGCACCCAGAAATTTACTTTTTATCTGCAAAGTTCAAAAAAGCTTGAGTGTTCTACAACTGAACTCAATGGTCATCTGAGACACTGAACTAAAATAAAGATGTCTACATTTTGAATGAATAAAACTACAAGAATTTAATGGACAGTTCAAGTAACAAACGGAACTGTTCATAGAAGAGTTGGTCGCAGATACTAAATTACAATCTGATTTCTAAAAGCACTTTGTGTTTACGTAGATACTCATCAGtagtcaagaaaaaaagagaaagatggAAAAAAGTAGCAGTTATCCAACATATGTTAAGAGGAACATCATGAAGAAATAAACAACATACTTATAGCTCATGGATGTTAACCCAttggaattgattttttttttacagaattaggATAATCTCTAAATCTCTAAATATTATAAAATTGATCATTTTAAATCGACTCAAAAATAATTTTTTATGGGAGAGTTGGTGAAATTTATCACCTTAAGTTCTTGTTCTTCTCACAGTTATGGTGCGATTTCTGTGATTAAAAGAATCGCAGAATCAAGCGTACATGCTGGGAGGCAGATTGTGATATTTTTGGCAATTGGTTCATTTTAATTTCACAGTGTATTAATTTGCACGATATATTTTGATATAAATTAAGTCAGAaataaaggaatggcagagctCAATGCTGAGAATGTGTAATTCAACAGTTTTGAGTCCACATCTTGCAAACAAAAGATTGAACagtgtcacacacaaaatgctggaggaactcagcaggtcaggcagcatatatggaaatgaataaaaggtcgatgttttgggccgagacccttcttcaggactggaatggaatgggaagatgccagaataaaagtcctgatgaagggtctcggcccaaaacgttgactactcatttcaacagatgctgcctgacctgctgagttcatccagcttttgtatgtgttggccagaataaaaaggtgggagggagggataggaggatagttagaagatgataggtgaagccaggtgggtgggaaaagtaaaggtaAAGGTAAAGGAAGGaatttgacaggagaggagagtggaccattggagaaagggaaggaggaagggacccaagGATAGGTGATAGCAAAGTGAGAATTGAATATCAATGTTACTCTGACTTCAAAACATAAAGCATTATGGTTTGATTTTATAGCTATCCAACATATAACCAGTTTACCCCTTTCTATTAGCTTTTACAGAAATACACACTCAGCAAAAATGGCATCTGAACAGAACCCAACACCTAAACAACACCCAACATCAACTGCTGCCCATAAGGTTAGTTCATGCTTTTCTCCTAGACTATCTAGCAATAAATTTGTAATTCCAATTCTTTGAGACAAAGTGATGATACATTCTAAGCTCAAGTTCAAAATtgctttcatagaaacatagaaaataggtgcaggagtaggccattcagccctttgagcctgcaccgccattcagtatgatcagggctgatcatccaactcagaaccctgtacctgctttctctccataccccctgatccctttagccacaatcCCTTTCCTAACTGTTTTCTCCATGTCTTCTTTATATTAAATATGTTAATTATCAATTTATATTAATTAATTATATTGATGTACTAACTCAGCCAAATCTCATTTTGTTGCACCATTTCAGATTGTTCTGTTTGAGCAAGAGAATTTCCAGGGCCGTTGTCATGAGCTGAATGGCCCCTGCCCCAATTTGAAAGAGGCCGGAGTGGGGAAAGTTGGCTCCATTGTTGTACACAGTGGACCGTAAGTACTATAAGGAATACTTGGGATTTACACCAAaccatttccaacattttatgcCCTTATTTTAGGTTTTGAGGATTAATGATTTTTGCAGTGAATGGAAATTTAAATAAATTACAGCAGATCCTTGAAACctggaataaaaataaaaatgctggTTAAAAATACAGGTTAACTCTGTATCTCCTTCTACTGATGGCACTAGACCTGCCCAGTGTTTCCAGAGTTAGCTGTTACCTTCCCGGTGggaaaacattttaattccaattgccattcctgttccgacatgtcaatccatggcctcttgTTGCCAAGGTaagccaccctcaggttggaggagcaacatcttatattccatctggacacCCTCCAAGCTGACGGCATGAATTTCGATTTGACCTTTCGGTAAACAAGTTGACCCCTCCCTTCCtctattctccattctgatgtttcacTTCCacttcttctcagctgcctattactacccctgggttccctcctccttccctttcacctacTGTCCACTCTCCAGCCCTTTTCCTACCTTCCAGAtaacctctttcccctcccccaatctttttattctggcactgatgcaccatcaataactcacactgagacgtaaggcgagataccggcttttattgactggaagaaggaaccaggagtgagtgtctatcatacaatgtcttggagactgaggccgagcgtcaggccgcagatctcctttatacaggggcctgtgggaggagccacaggagcagtcagcaggggcgtgtcccgacaggcacatagttcaccacaggcaccCCACCTCTTCTATTTCAATCctaaagaaaggtctcagcctgaaacttcgactgtccgttaatttccatggatgctgcctgacatgctgagttcctccagcattttgtgcatgttgctttgaatttccagcattttcagactttctcatgtttattatttttttgcattttttcctTTGGAAATATAAATATTAAAATGACACTGATAATAACAATGCTGTTTTAATGTTTTGATGACAGTGCCCTCTCCATTATTCAGACATAGTATATTCAACTATCCGCTTGCACGAGGAAAGTGCAATGTGAAAGTCATCACTTTGAAAGATTcaatttgaattttaaaaaatgttgtcTTTGCAACTGTATGAACAATATTAGACCACTTTCACCAAACAAATATTTGCGTTATAAGATGGCTAACTACTGGTAACATCCAAAAcgtcttttttttaatctttagtTGGATTGGCTATGAACAGGCTGGCTGCAAGGGTGAACAGTTTGTATTTGAGAAAGGAGAGTATCCTCGCTGGGACACTTGGACAAACAGTCGCCGAAGTGACAATATTGGTTCCTTCAAACCTGTGAAACTGGTATGTTGATACCAATCACACAGCCGTCATGAGGAGACTGAAACAAACAGCGTCAGAGCAACATAAATGCAACATAAATAATGTACAATTATTTAAATGTCTAAATTGTTTGTACTCAGCTTTATAAATAAGGATGATAGCAGGACCAGCATCTGCCCATGATGTCTTAGTTGATAATCAAATCAGCAACTTCTTCAGTTACTGTTGGCAGTTGTCAGATAGGGACCTAAAACATCAGTCGTGGAGTAGGCTTGATTCTAATCATTATTCAATGCTTCCAGTTGGAAAATGCATATGAGCTGAGACTGAATTTTGAAAATACCAGATTAACATATTGAAGTTTTGAAATTcagaatgtacactcagtggccactttactagctaCAGGAGTAGAACCTTGTGCTGTAGccctccacttcaaggtttgacatgttgtgcattcagagatgctcttctgcacaccactgtgtgtaacacgtggttatttgagttattgtcaccttcccgtcagcttgaaaaagtctagccattgtcctctgacctctctcattaacaaggcatttttgcccacagaactgccactcacaggaTGTACTTTTGTTTTTCaagccattctctgcaaactctagagactgttgggcATTaaatttttgagatactcaaaccaccccttttggaaccaacaatcattccacagtcacagtCAATTAGATCATATTCATTCTCCAGTCTGAACAACTTAACCTCTTGAccttgcctgcatgcttttatgcattgaattggcccattagatatttgcattaatgagcagaagTATAGGTGTACCTTATAAagaagccactgagtgtatatcgaTGATTCATGGTCActgatttttattttcatttatcctCCCTCTTTTTCTCCCTTCATAAAAGGACTGCTTGTTGGTGGAACAAAATTTCATTCCACCTCTTCAGTTTCTCACCCAGATGAGCAGTCCTCAACTACAAGATTTTACAGTATTTATCGCTTAGAGTATCAGAGTTAAACTCATCTCCATCCTCACTCAGCAGATGTCAATAGACATCAACTCCTGACCATCCTAATTTATTATTTCCATA
The genomic region above belongs to Hypanus sabinus isolate sHypSab1 chromosome 13, sHypSab1.hap1, whole genome shotgun sequence and contains:
- the LOC132404051 gene encoding beta-crystallin B2-like, which produces MASEQNPTPKQHPTSTAAHKIVLFEQENFQGRCHELNGPCPNLKEAGVGKVGSIVVHSGPWIGYEQAGCKGEQFVFEKGEYPRWDTWTNSRRSDNIGSFKPVKLDGQEHKIILYENPNFTGKKMEIIDDDVPSFHAHGYQEKVSSIRVLNGTWVGYQYPGYRGYQYLLEKEYKDNSEFGAQQPQIQSVRRIKDMQWHQRGAFHPTN